The following are encoded together in the Glycine max cultivar Williams 82 chromosome 8, Glycine_max_v4.0, whole genome shotgun sequence genome:
- the LOC100798044 gene encoding 3-oxoacyl-[acyl-carrier-protein] synthase I, chloroplastic isoform X1 translates to MAGIAGTCPLGALLRNSVSENNGKISVVHYEGLRLQQRMQMPSPSQYISASSSAAPRCRTIKAMASPTVGAPKREKDPKKRVVITGMGLVSVFGSDVDAFYNKLLEGESGISLIDRFDASNFSVRFGGQIRDFSSEGYIDGKNDRRLDNCWRYCIVAGKRALDDANLGKQVLDTQMDKTRIGVLVGSGMGGITAFSNGVEALVQKGYKKITPFFIPYSITNMGSALLAIDTGLMGPNYSISTACATANYCFCAAANHIRKGEADIMVVGGTEAAIMPSGLGGFIACRALSHRNEDPKKASRPWDKDRDGFVMGEGSGVLVMESLESATKRGAKIIAEYLGGAITCDAHHMTDPRADGLGVSSCISKSLEDAGVSPEEVNYVNAHATSTLAGDLAEVNAIKKVFKDTSELKMNATKSMIGHGLGAAGGLEAIATIKAITTGWLHPSINLDNLEASVTIDTVPNVKKKHEVNVGISNSFGFGGHNSVVVFAPFRP, encoded by the exons atgGCAGGTATCGCTGGTACATGTCCTTTAGGAGCATTGCTCAGAAACAGTGTCTCAGAAAACAATGGGAAGATATCTGTGGTTCATTATGAGGGGCTTAGATTGCAGCAGAGAATGCAAATGCCTTCACCAAGCCAGTACATTTCAGCTTCTTCAT CAGCAGCTCCAAGATGCAGAACAATCAAGGCCATGGCTTCCCCAACTGTTGGAgcaccaaagagagaaaaggatCCAAAAAAGCGGGTAGTAATAACAGGAATGGGTCTTGTGTCAGTCTTTGGTAGTGACGTTGATGCCTTTTACAACAAGCTTCTTGAGGGAGAAAGTGGGATAAGCCTAATAGATAGGTTTGATGCCTCAAACTTCTCGGTCCGTTTTGGAGGTCAGATACGTGATTTCTCTTCAGAAGGCTACATTGATGGCAAGAATGACCGGCGCCTTGACAATTGCTGGAGGTATTGCATTGTTGCAGGCAAGAGGGCCCTTGATGATGCCAACCTTGGAAAGCAAGTCCTTGACACT CAGATGGACAAAACAAGAATAGGAGTTCTGGTGGGATCAGGAATGGGAGGTATAACGGCTTTCTCGAATGGTGTGGAAGCTCTTGTACAAAAGGGATATAAGAAAATTACTCCATTTTTCATTCCCTACTCCATCACCAACATGGGTTCTGCCTTGTTGGCTATAGACACAGGCCTAATGGGTCCCAATTATTCAATTTCCACTGCTTGTGCAACGGCAAATTACTGCTTTTGTGCGGCTGCTAATCACATTAGAAAAGGCGAAGCAGATATCATGGTGGTTGGTGGAACTGAGGCTGCAATCATGCCTAGTGGTCTTGGAGGCTTCATTGCTTGCAGGGCTTTGTCTCACAGAAACGAAGACCCCAAGAAGGCTTCAAGACCATGGGACAAAGATCGTGATGGTTTTGTGATGGGTGAAGGCTCTGGTGTGCTG GTAATGGAGAGCTTGGAGAGTGCAACAAAAAGGGGAGCCAAAATAATAGCAGAATATTTGGGGGGTGCCATAACGTGTGATGCTCATCACATGACTGATCCAAGAGCTGATGGTCTTGGAGTTTCATCTTGCATAAGCAAGAGTTTAGAAGATGCTGGAGTTTCTCCTGAAGAG GTGAACTATGTGAATGCTCATGCCACGTCAACACTGGCTGGTGACTTGGCTGAGGTTAATGcaattaaaaaggtttttaagGACACATCAGAATTGAAAATGAATGCAACTAAg TCAATGATTGGTCATGGTCTTGGGGCTGCTGGTGGTTTGGAAGCCATAGCAACTATCAAAGCCATAACAACTGGCTGGTTGCATCCAAGCATTAACCTAGAT AACTTGGAGGCTAGTGTTACAATTGACACTGTCCCTAACGTTAAGAAGAAGCATGAAGTTAATGTTG GTATATCCAACTCATTTGGATTCGGTGGACACAATTCAGTAGTTGTCTTTGCCCCATTCAGGCCATAA
- the LOC100798044 gene encoding 3-oxoacyl-[acyl-carrier-protein] synthase I, chloroplastic isoform X5, whose translation MAGIAGTCPLGALLRNSVSENNGKISVVHYEGLRLQQRMQMPSPSQYISASSSPRCRTIKAMASPTVGAPKREKDPKKRVVITGMGLVSVFGSDVDAFYNKLLEGESGISLIDRFDASNFSVRFGGQIRDFSSEGYIDGKNDRRLDNCWRYCIVAGKRALDDANLGKQVLDTQMDKTRIGVLVGSGMGGITAFSNGVEALVQKGYKKITPFFIPYSITNMGSALLAIDTGLMGPNYSISTACATANYCFCAAANHIRKGEADIMVVGGTEAAIMPSGLGGFIACRALSHRNEDPKKASRPWDKDRDGFVMGEGSGVLVMESLESATKRGAKIIAEYLGGAITCDAHHMTDPRADGLGVSSCISKSLEDAGVSPEEVNYVNAHATSTLAGDLAEVNAIKKVFKDTSELKMNATKSMIGHGLGAAGGLEAIATIKAITTGWLHPSINLDNLEASVTIDTVPNVKKKHEVNVGISNSFGFGGHNSVVVFAPFRP comes from the exons atgGCAGGTATCGCTGGTACATGTCCTTTAGGAGCATTGCTCAGAAACAGTGTCTCAGAAAACAATGGGAAGATATCTGTGGTTCATTATGAGGGGCTTAGATTGCAGCAGAGAATGCAAATGCCTTCACCAAGCCAGTACATTTCAGCTTCTTCAT CTCCAAGATGCAGAACAATCAAGGCCATGGCTTCCCCAACTGTTGGAgcaccaaagagagaaaaggatCCAAAAAAGCGGGTAGTAATAACAGGAATGGGTCTTGTGTCAGTCTTTGGTAGTGACGTTGATGCCTTTTACAACAAGCTTCTTGAGGGAGAAAGTGGGATAAGCCTAATAGATAGGTTTGATGCCTCAAACTTCTCGGTCCGTTTTGGAGGTCAGATACGTGATTTCTCTTCAGAAGGCTACATTGATGGCAAGAATGACCGGCGCCTTGACAATTGCTGGAGGTATTGCATTGTTGCAGGCAAGAGGGCCCTTGATGATGCCAACCTTGGAAAGCAAGTCCTTGACACT CAGATGGACAAAACAAGAATAGGAGTTCTGGTGGGATCAGGAATGGGAGGTATAACGGCTTTCTCGAATGGTGTGGAAGCTCTTGTACAAAAGGGATATAAGAAAATTACTCCATTTTTCATTCCCTACTCCATCACCAACATGGGTTCTGCCTTGTTGGCTATAGACACAGGCCTAATGGGTCCCAATTATTCAATTTCCACTGCTTGTGCAACGGCAAATTACTGCTTTTGTGCGGCTGCTAATCACATTAGAAAAGGCGAAGCAGATATCATGGTGGTTGGTGGAACTGAGGCTGCAATCATGCCTAGTGGTCTTGGAGGCTTCATTGCTTGCAGGGCTTTGTCTCACAGAAACGAAGACCCCAAGAAGGCTTCAAGACCATGGGACAAAGATCGTGATGGTTTTGTGATGGGTGAAGGCTCTGGTGTGCTG GTAATGGAGAGCTTGGAGAGTGCAACAAAAAGGGGAGCCAAAATAATAGCAGAATATTTGGGGGGTGCCATAACGTGTGATGCTCATCACATGACTGATCCAAGAGCTGATGGTCTTGGAGTTTCATCTTGCATAAGCAAGAGTTTAGAAGATGCTGGAGTTTCTCCTGAAGAG GTGAACTATGTGAATGCTCATGCCACGTCAACACTGGCTGGTGACTTGGCTGAGGTTAATGcaattaaaaaggtttttaagGACACATCAGAATTGAAAATGAATGCAACTAAg TCAATGATTGGTCATGGTCTTGGGGCTGCTGGTGGTTTGGAAGCCATAGCAACTATCAAAGCCATAACAACTGGCTGGTTGCATCCAAGCATTAACCTAGAT AACTTGGAGGCTAGTGTTACAATTGACACTGTCCCTAACGTTAAGAAGAAGCATGAAGTTAATGTTG GTATATCCAACTCATTTGGATTCGGTGGACACAATTCAGTAGTTGTCTTTGCCCCATTCAGGCCATAA
- the LOC100798044 gene encoding 3-oxoacyl-[acyl-carrier-protein] synthase I, chloroplastic isoform X3, producing MAGIAGTCPLGALLRNSVSENNGKISVVHYEGLRLQQRMQMPSPSQYISASSSAAPRCRTIKAMASPTVGAPKREKDPKKRVVITGMGLVSVFGSDVDAFYNKLLEGESGISLIDRFDASNFSVRFGGQIRDFSSEGYIDGKNDRRLDNCWRYCIVAGKRALDDANLGKQVLDTMDKTRIGVLVGSGMGGITAFSNGVEALVQKGYKKITPFFIPYSITNMGSALLAIDTGLMGPNYSISTACATANYCFCAAANHIRKGEADIMVVGGTEAAIMPSGLGGFIACRALSHRNEDPKKASRPWDKDRDGFVMGEGSGVLVMESLESATKRGAKIIAEYLGGAITCDAHHMTDPRADGLGVSSCISKSLEDAGVSPEEVNYVNAHATSTLAGDLAEVNAIKKVFKDTSELKMNATKSMIGHGLGAAGGLEAIATIKAITTGWLHPSINLDNLEASVTIDTVPNVKKKHEVNVGISNSFGFGGHNSVVVFAPFRP from the exons atgGCAGGTATCGCTGGTACATGTCCTTTAGGAGCATTGCTCAGAAACAGTGTCTCAGAAAACAATGGGAAGATATCTGTGGTTCATTATGAGGGGCTTAGATTGCAGCAGAGAATGCAAATGCCTTCACCAAGCCAGTACATTTCAGCTTCTTCAT CAGCAGCTCCAAGATGCAGAACAATCAAGGCCATGGCTTCCCCAACTGTTGGAgcaccaaagagagaaaaggatCCAAAAAAGCGGGTAGTAATAACAGGAATGGGTCTTGTGTCAGTCTTTGGTAGTGACGTTGATGCCTTTTACAACAAGCTTCTTGAGGGAGAAAGTGGGATAAGCCTAATAGATAGGTTTGATGCCTCAAACTTCTCGGTCCGTTTTGGAGGTCAGATACGTGATTTCTCTTCAGAAGGCTACATTGATGGCAAGAATGACCGGCGCCTTGACAATTGCTGGAGGTATTGCATTGTTGCAGGCAAGAGGGCCCTTGATGATGCCAACCTTGGAAAGCAAGTCCTTGACACT ATGGACAAAACAAGAATAGGAGTTCTGGTGGGATCAGGAATGGGAGGTATAACGGCTTTCTCGAATGGTGTGGAAGCTCTTGTACAAAAGGGATATAAGAAAATTACTCCATTTTTCATTCCCTACTCCATCACCAACATGGGTTCTGCCTTGTTGGCTATAGACACAGGCCTAATGGGTCCCAATTATTCAATTTCCACTGCTTGTGCAACGGCAAATTACTGCTTTTGTGCGGCTGCTAATCACATTAGAAAAGGCGAAGCAGATATCATGGTGGTTGGTGGAACTGAGGCTGCAATCATGCCTAGTGGTCTTGGAGGCTTCATTGCTTGCAGGGCTTTGTCTCACAGAAACGAAGACCCCAAGAAGGCTTCAAGACCATGGGACAAAGATCGTGATGGTTTTGTGATGGGTGAAGGCTCTGGTGTGCTG GTAATGGAGAGCTTGGAGAGTGCAACAAAAAGGGGAGCCAAAATAATAGCAGAATATTTGGGGGGTGCCATAACGTGTGATGCTCATCACATGACTGATCCAAGAGCTGATGGTCTTGGAGTTTCATCTTGCATAAGCAAGAGTTTAGAAGATGCTGGAGTTTCTCCTGAAGAG GTGAACTATGTGAATGCTCATGCCACGTCAACACTGGCTGGTGACTTGGCTGAGGTTAATGcaattaaaaaggtttttaagGACACATCAGAATTGAAAATGAATGCAACTAAg TCAATGATTGGTCATGGTCTTGGGGCTGCTGGTGGTTTGGAAGCCATAGCAACTATCAAAGCCATAACAACTGGCTGGTTGCATCCAAGCATTAACCTAGAT AACTTGGAGGCTAGTGTTACAATTGACACTGTCCCTAACGTTAAGAAGAAGCATGAAGTTAATGTTG GTATATCCAACTCATTTGGATTCGGTGGACACAATTCAGTAGTTGTCTTTGCCCCATTCAGGCCATAA
- the LOC100798044 gene encoding 3-oxoacyl-[acyl-carrier-protein] synthase I, chloroplastic isoform X2, giving the protein MAGIAGTCPLGALLRNSVSENNGKISVVHYEGLRLQQRMQMPSPSQYISASSSAPRCRTIKAMASPTVGAPKREKDPKKRVVITGMGLVSVFGSDVDAFYNKLLEGESGISLIDRFDASNFSVRFGGQIRDFSSEGYIDGKNDRRLDNCWRYCIVAGKRALDDANLGKQVLDTQMDKTRIGVLVGSGMGGITAFSNGVEALVQKGYKKITPFFIPYSITNMGSALLAIDTGLMGPNYSISTACATANYCFCAAANHIRKGEADIMVVGGTEAAIMPSGLGGFIACRALSHRNEDPKKASRPWDKDRDGFVMGEGSGVLVMESLESATKRGAKIIAEYLGGAITCDAHHMTDPRADGLGVSSCISKSLEDAGVSPEEVNYVNAHATSTLAGDLAEVNAIKKVFKDTSELKMNATKSMIGHGLGAAGGLEAIATIKAITTGWLHPSINLDNLEASVTIDTVPNVKKKHEVNVGISNSFGFGGHNSVVVFAPFRP; this is encoded by the exons atgGCAGGTATCGCTGGTACATGTCCTTTAGGAGCATTGCTCAGAAACAGTGTCTCAGAAAACAATGGGAAGATATCTGTGGTTCATTATGAGGGGCTTAGATTGCAGCAGAGAATGCAAATGCCTTCACCAAGCCAGTACATTTCAGCTTCTTCAT CAGCTCCAAGATGCAGAACAATCAAGGCCATGGCTTCCCCAACTGTTGGAgcaccaaagagagaaaaggatCCAAAAAAGCGGGTAGTAATAACAGGAATGGGTCTTGTGTCAGTCTTTGGTAGTGACGTTGATGCCTTTTACAACAAGCTTCTTGAGGGAGAAAGTGGGATAAGCCTAATAGATAGGTTTGATGCCTCAAACTTCTCGGTCCGTTTTGGAGGTCAGATACGTGATTTCTCTTCAGAAGGCTACATTGATGGCAAGAATGACCGGCGCCTTGACAATTGCTGGAGGTATTGCATTGTTGCAGGCAAGAGGGCCCTTGATGATGCCAACCTTGGAAAGCAAGTCCTTGACACT CAGATGGACAAAACAAGAATAGGAGTTCTGGTGGGATCAGGAATGGGAGGTATAACGGCTTTCTCGAATGGTGTGGAAGCTCTTGTACAAAAGGGATATAAGAAAATTACTCCATTTTTCATTCCCTACTCCATCACCAACATGGGTTCTGCCTTGTTGGCTATAGACACAGGCCTAATGGGTCCCAATTATTCAATTTCCACTGCTTGTGCAACGGCAAATTACTGCTTTTGTGCGGCTGCTAATCACATTAGAAAAGGCGAAGCAGATATCATGGTGGTTGGTGGAACTGAGGCTGCAATCATGCCTAGTGGTCTTGGAGGCTTCATTGCTTGCAGGGCTTTGTCTCACAGAAACGAAGACCCCAAGAAGGCTTCAAGACCATGGGACAAAGATCGTGATGGTTTTGTGATGGGTGAAGGCTCTGGTGTGCTG GTAATGGAGAGCTTGGAGAGTGCAACAAAAAGGGGAGCCAAAATAATAGCAGAATATTTGGGGGGTGCCATAACGTGTGATGCTCATCACATGACTGATCCAAGAGCTGATGGTCTTGGAGTTTCATCTTGCATAAGCAAGAGTTTAGAAGATGCTGGAGTTTCTCCTGAAGAG GTGAACTATGTGAATGCTCATGCCACGTCAACACTGGCTGGTGACTTGGCTGAGGTTAATGcaattaaaaaggtttttaagGACACATCAGAATTGAAAATGAATGCAACTAAg TCAATGATTGGTCATGGTCTTGGGGCTGCTGGTGGTTTGGAAGCCATAGCAACTATCAAAGCCATAACAACTGGCTGGTTGCATCCAAGCATTAACCTAGAT AACTTGGAGGCTAGTGTTACAATTGACACTGTCCCTAACGTTAAGAAGAAGCATGAAGTTAATGTTG GTATATCCAACTCATTTGGATTCGGTGGACACAATTCAGTAGTTGTCTTTGCCCCATTCAGGCCATAA
- the LOC100798044 gene encoding 3-oxoacyl-[acyl-carrier-protein] synthase I, chloroplastic isoform X4 has product MAGIAGTCPLGALLRNSVSENNGKISVVHYEGLRLQQRMQMPSPSQYISASSSAPRCRTIKAMASPTVGAPKREKDPKKRVVITGMGLVSVFGSDVDAFYNKLLEGESGISLIDRFDASNFSVRFGGQIRDFSSEGYIDGKNDRRLDNCWRYCIVAGKRALDDANLGKQVLDTMDKTRIGVLVGSGMGGITAFSNGVEALVQKGYKKITPFFIPYSITNMGSALLAIDTGLMGPNYSISTACATANYCFCAAANHIRKGEADIMVVGGTEAAIMPSGLGGFIACRALSHRNEDPKKASRPWDKDRDGFVMGEGSGVLVMESLESATKRGAKIIAEYLGGAITCDAHHMTDPRADGLGVSSCISKSLEDAGVSPEEVNYVNAHATSTLAGDLAEVNAIKKVFKDTSELKMNATKSMIGHGLGAAGGLEAIATIKAITTGWLHPSINLDNLEASVTIDTVPNVKKKHEVNVGISNSFGFGGHNSVVVFAPFRP; this is encoded by the exons atgGCAGGTATCGCTGGTACATGTCCTTTAGGAGCATTGCTCAGAAACAGTGTCTCAGAAAACAATGGGAAGATATCTGTGGTTCATTATGAGGGGCTTAGATTGCAGCAGAGAATGCAAATGCCTTCACCAAGCCAGTACATTTCAGCTTCTTCAT CAGCTCCAAGATGCAGAACAATCAAGGCCATGGCTTCCCCAACTGTTGGAgcaccaaagagagaaaaggatCCAAAAAAGCGGGTAGTAATAACAGGAATGGGTCTTGTGTCAGTCTTTGGTAGTGACGTTGATGCCTTTTACAACAAGCTTCTTGAGGGAGAAAGTGGGATAAGCCTAATAGATAGGTTTGATGCCTCAAACTTCTCGGTCCGTTTTGGAGGTCAGATACGTGATTTCTCTTCAGAAGGCTACATTGATGGCAAGAATGACCGGCGCCTTGACAATTGCTGGAGGTATTGCATTGTTGCAGGCAAGAGGGCCCTTGATGATGCCAACCTTGGAAAGCAAGTCCTTGACACT ATGGACAAAACAAGAATAGGAGTTCTGGTGGGATCAGGAATGGGAGGTATAACGGCTTTCTCGAATGGTGTGGAAGCTCTTGTACAAAAGGGATATAAGAAAATTACTCCATTTTTCATTCCCTACTCCATCACCAACATGGGTTCTGCCTTGTTGGCTATAGACACAGGCCTAATGGGTCCCAATTATTCAATTTCCACTGCTTGTGCAACGGCAAATTACTGCTTTTGTGCGGCTGCTAATCACATTAGAAAAGGCGAAGCAGATATCATGGTGGTTGGTGGAACTGAGGCTGCAATCATGCCTAGTGGTCTTGGAGGCTTCATTGCTTGCAGGGCTTTGTCTCACAGAAACGAAGACCCCAAGAAGGCTTCAAGACCATGGGACAAAGATCGTGATGGTTTTGTGATGGGTGAAGGCTCTGGTGTGCTG GTAATGGAGAGCTTGGAGAGTGCAACAAAAAGGGGAGCCAAAATAATAGCAGAATATTTGGGGGGTGCCATAACGTGTGATGCTCATCACATGACTGATCCAAGAGCTGATGGTCTTGGAGTTTCATCTTGCATAAGCAAGAGTTTAGAAGATGCTGGAGTTTCTCCTGAAGAG GTGAACTATGTGAATGCTCATGCCACGTCAACACTGGCTGGTGACTTGGCTGAGGTTAATGcaattaaaaaggtttttaagGACACATCAGAATTGAAAATGAATGCAACTAAg TCAATGATTGGTCATGGTCTTGGGGCTGCTGGTGGTTTGGAAGCCATAGCAACTATCAAAGCCATAACAACTGGCTGGTTGCATCCAAGCATTAACCTAGAT AACTTGGAGGCTAGTGTTACAATTGACACTGTCCCTAACGTTAAGAAGAAGCATGAAGTTAATGTTG GTATATCCAACTCATTTGGATTCGGTGGACACAATTCAGTAGTTGTCTTTGCCCCATTCAGGCCATAA
- the LOC100798044 gene encoding 3-oxoacyl-[acyl-carrier-protein] synthase I, chloroplastic isoform X6: MAGIAGTCPLGALLRNSVSENNGKISVVHYEGLRLQQRMQMPSPSQYISASSSPRCRTIKAMASPTVGAPKREKDPKKRVVITGMGLVSVFGSDVDAFYNKLLEGESGISLIDRFDASNFSVRFGGQIRDFSSEGYIDGKNDRRLDNCWRYCIVAGKRALDDANLGKQVLDTMDKTRIGVLVGSGMGGITAFSNGVEALVQKGYKKITPFFIPYSITNMGSALLAIDTGLMGPNYSISTACATANYCFCAAANHIRKGEADIMVVGGTEAAIMPSGLGGFIACRALSHRNEDPKKASRPWDKDRDGFVMGEGSGVLVMESLESATKRGAKIIAEYLGGAITCDAHHMTDPRADGLGVSSCISKSLEDAGVSPEEVNYVNAHATSTLAGDLAEVNAIKKVFKDTSELKMNATKSMIGHGLGAAGGLEAIATIKAITTGWLHPSINLDNLEASVTIDTVPNVKKKHEVNVGISNSFGFGGHNSVVVFAPFRP; the protein is encoded by the exons atgGCAGGTATCGCTGGTACATGTCCTTTAGGAGCATTGCTCAGAAACAGTGTCTCAGAAAACAATGGGAAGATATCTGTGGTTCATTATGAGGGGCTTAGATTGCAGCAGAGAATGCAAATGCCTTCACCAAGCCAGTACATTTCAGCTTCTTCAT CTCCAAGATGCAGAACAATCAAGGCCATGGCTTCCCCAACTGTTGGAgcaccaaagagagaaaaggatCCAAAAAAGCGGGTAGTAATAACAGGAATGGGTCTTGTGTCAGTCTTTGGTAGTGACGTTGATGCCTTTTACAACAAGCTTCTTGAGGGAGAAAGTGGGATAAGCCTAATAGATAGGTTTGATGCCTCAAACTTCTCGGTCCGTTTTGGAGGTCAGATACGTGATTTCTCTTCAGAAGGCTACATTGATGGCAAGAATGACCGGCGCCTTGACAATTGCTGGAGGTATTGCATTGTTGCAGGCAAGAGGGCCCTTGATGATGCCAACCTTGGAAAGCAAGTCCTTGACACT ATGGACAAAACAAGAATAGGAGTTCTGGTGGGATCAGGAATGGGAGGTATAACGGCTTTCTCGAATGGTGTGGAAGCTCTTGTACAAAAGGGATATAAGAAAATTACTCCATTTTTCATTCCCTACTCCATCACCAACATGGGTTCTGCCTTGTTGGCTATAGACACAGGCCTAATGGGTCCCAATTATTCAATTTCCACTGCTTGTGCAACGGCAAATTACTGCTTTTGTGCGGCTGCTAATCACATTAGAAAAGGCGAAGCAGATATCATGGTGGTTGGTGGAACTGAGGCTGCAATCATGCCTAGTGGTCTTGGAGGCTTCATTGCTTGCAGGGCTTTGTCTCACAGAAACGAAGACCCCAAGAAGGCTTCAAGACCATGGGACAAAGATCGTGATGGTTTTGTGATGGGTGAAGGCTCTGGTGTGCTG GTAATGGAGAGCTTGGAGAGTGCAACAAAAAGGGGAGCCAAAATAATAGCAGAATATTTGGGGGGTGCCATAACGTGTGATGCTCATCACATGACTGATCCAAGAGCTGATGGTCTTGGAGTTTCATCTTGCATAAGCAAGAGTTTAGAAGATGCTGGAGTTTCTCCTGAAGAG GTGAACTATGTGAATGCTCATGCCACGTCAACACTGGCTGGTGACTTGGCTGAGGTTAATGcaattaaaaaggtttttaagGACACATCAGAATTGAAAATGAATGCAACTAAg TCAATGATTGGTCATGGTCTTGGGGCTGCTGGTGGTTTGGAAGCCATAGCAACTATCAAAGCCATAACAACTGGCTGGTTGCATCCAAGCATTAACCTAGAT AACTTGGAGGCTAGTGTTACAATTGACACTGTCCCTAACGTTAAGAAGAAGCATGAAGTTAATGTTG GTATATCCAACTCATTTGGATTCGGTGGACACAATTCAGTAGTTGTCTTTGCCCCATTCAGGCCATAA
- the LOC100806554 gene encoding probable E3 ubiquitin-protein ligase RHA4A, which translates to MGVPQPPPPSQHLYPQEIQLKLYQAFIFSIPILFSIILVLLFYLFYLKRRASSLSSPPLHILPSTSTDPQTAYPYSTQPCRLDLTVQFLDKLPRILFDEDLRTRDSVCCVCLGEFELNEELLQIPYCNHVFHISCICNWLQSNSTCPLCRCSIIPSSKFLNPAPPIIISDPPQQGGISGSSSHIMSLPHQQEEEVGASTNTTIFQGNDV; encoded by the exons ATGGGTGTTCCACAACCTCCACCTCCCTCTCAACATCTCTATCCACAAGAAATTCAGCTTAAACTTTACCAAGCCTTCATATTCTCAATTCCCATACTCTTTTCCATCATTTTGGTTCTTTTGTTTTACTTGTTCTACCTCAAAAGGAGGGCTTCCTCTCTCTCATCACCACCTCTCCACATACTTCCCAGTACTTCTACTGATCCACAAACTGCATATCCTTATTCTACACAA CCTTGCCGTTTAGATCTGACAGTGCAATTTCTGGACAAACTTCCTAGAATTTTATTTGATGAGGATTTAAGAACAAGAGATTCAGT ATGTTGTGTTTGCCTAGGAGAATTTGAGCTGAATGAAGAGTTGCTACAGATTCCTTATTGCAACCATGTGTTTCATATAAGCTGCATATGTAACTGGCTGCAATCAAACTCCACGTGTCCACTTTGTAGATGCTCCATCATTCCCTCTTCCAAGTTCCTTAATCCAGCACCACCTATTATTATATCAGACCCACCACAGCAAGGTGGAATTTCAGGCTCTTCATCACACATCATGTCATTGCCTCatcaacaagaagaagaagttggTGCTTCCACAAATACTACCATTTTTCAAGGGAATGATGTATAA